The segment CGCCATCACCCTACGATGATTGACGTGTACGGCTACGGCTTGGCAAACAAAATTTTGCAGTCGGATCCCAAAAATCGACAGGATAATCCTGCATGAAGACGCAACAGGACGCAAAAAGGAAGGTTCGCTCTCAGTCTCTCAGCACGATGCCAGAAACTTTAGGGCTCTCTGTGTCTGTGTGCAGTTTAAAGGAACTCACTCACCTCACCTCGATCGGTATatgtctgtgtgtgtgtgtgtgtgtgtgtatatatatatacgtcgTCGTCATCTCCTCCCTAGCTCGGTCCCTCCATTGATCGGAGAAGACGACTCCTCCGATCCTTTAAATACGACAACCGCTAGCTTCCAATCATCTCCTCGTCATTgcaactttgccgagagctacccTGCAACAGCTAGCTTCCAGTCATGCAGAGAGACGACATCGCGACGTTGGTGTGCCAGTGCCACACGCTcggtgcagctgcagctgcagcggACTTCGCGAGCTTCTACATGCTGCAGCACGGGCACGGATCGCTCGCCCACGAGCCGTCCTACTCCTACCCGCCGGGCACCGCGGACGGTTCTTGGTGCGCGTACGGCGGCGCCGGCCACGGCACTGgcgccagcgccggcgccggcgcgagCATGGGTGGCGCGGGCGAGcagctggagcagcagcaggcgggcgCGGCGCGCGACGAGCGGAAGGCGAGGCGGCAGGCGTCGAACCGCGAGTCGGCGCGGCGCGCGCGCGCCCGGCGGAGGGGGCAGCTCGACGAGCTGTCGTCGCGCGTGGCCGCGCTCCGCGCCGCGAACGCGCGGCTGGCCGTGGAGCTGAACCGCGTGgcggccgcgcgcgcgcgggaggCGCGGGAGAACGCGCGGCTCAGCGCGGAGGCTGGCGCACTGCGGGAGAGGCTCGCGGCCGCCGAGGCCGCCGCTGCTGTGGCAGCGGGGGCCAGGGACGCGGCGGAGAAGGGCGATGAGGAAGCGGCAACGCCGGCGGCCGAGCTAAGATGACATAGTAATTCACTGCTAGGACAAGAAGGATTTGAGGGAGACGACCAATTGCATGCCTTTGTGCATGGCTGGTTGTCGTGTGTTCGTAAATCGTAAGTATGTAGTCGTGGAGCTCTGAGATTTGCTCATTCCGAATCTCCCAACACTCTGCAAGGTACGTACAGTAGGATACTCGATCTGGCGATCGGATCGTCCACAAAGGTCGAGATTTTCATATACGACTGATGATTTTGGAATCTAATACAGTTACGAGGCCCTGTTTTTACTATAGAACTGAGTTCATTCATGTGCAATTAGCATAGCCATTGCATACTggtaaaagggtggttgtataCTCCGATGTGAGATAGCCGCCGGCGAGCAGCACCGCCGCCGGCCCAAGCTTCCACTTCCACAGCATGTAGGCGAAAACTCAACAAATTATGGGCCTGGACATCATTCGGTAGGCTCAAAAGGGCCCAGTATATGCAGAACAGGAGAGTGGCAACGTCCATGGCAGTGGCATCGCGGGGAAGTAAAATTTGCACATGTCCTCAGAGCCACATGATTTGTTTTGAGATTCGTGCCTAGTAGATAATTTCTGTTAGGCATGAATCTCAGAGTAAATCCTATGGTTCACAATGCGAGGACATGTACTCTTAAGAAACTGTGTTCCATCGCATCGCCGCCTCATCTGTTTTGGGA is part of the Sorghum bicolor cultivar BTx623 chromosome 10, Sorghum_bicolor_NCBIv3, whole genome shotgun sequence genome and harbors:
- the LOC8067679 gene encoding transcription factor RF2b; this translates as MQRDDIATLVCQCHTLGAAAAAADFASFYMLQHGHGSLAHEPSYSYPPGTADGSWCAYGGAGHGTGASAGAGASMGGAGEQLEQQQAGAARDERKARRQASNRESARRARARRRGQLDELSSRVAALRAANARLAVELNRVAAARAREARENARLSAEAGALRERLAAAEAAAAVAAGARDAAEKGDEEAATPAAELR